A single Populus alba chromosome 7, ASM523922v2, whole genome shotgun sequence DNA region contains:
- the LOC118052803 gene encoding cyclin-U1-1 translates to MLGSGDLTSNLSRQSEPSPSESITPRVLTILSHVIEKLVARNDKLVDDMDKKLDGVSSGLARVGKSLNVFHGVRAPNISIVKYLERLYKYTSCSPSCFVVGYVYIDRLTHKHPDSLVISLNVHRLLVTSVMVASKMLDDVHYNNAFYARVGGVSNAELNRLEMEFLFLLDFGVMVSSRVFESYCSHLEREMMINGASQRIERAIVSNAVDDVTELSVEDTQSSSPPQGMV, encoded by the exons ATGTTGGGCTCTGGCGACCTCACCAGCAACCTCAGCCGGCAGTCAGAGCCGAGCCCGTCTGAGTCAATAACACCAAGAGTCCTAACCATATTATCTCATGTGATAGAGAAGCTGGTGGCTAGAAATGACAAGCTTGTGGATGACATGGATAAAAAGCTAGATGGGGTGAGCTCTGGTTTGGCTAGGGTTGGGAAGAGCTTGAATGTGTTCCACGGTGTGAGGGCTCCTAACATAAGCATAGTAAAGTACTTGGAGAGACTTTACAAGTACACAAGCTGTAGCCCGTCGTGTTTTGTGGTCGGATATGTTTATATAGACAGGCTGACACATAAGCATCCCGACTCTCTTGTGATTTCACTGAATGTACATAGGCTGCTTGTTACAAGTGTCATGGTTGCTTCTAAGATGCTCGATGATGT GCACTATAACAACGCATTCTATGCACGGGTTGGAGGAGTGAGCAATGCAGAATTGAACAGGCTTGAAATGGAATTCCTTTTCCTCTTGGATTTTGGGGTTATGGTCAGTTCTCGAGTCTTTGAGAGCTATTGCTCGCACTtggagagagagatgatgataaATGGTGCGTCACAGAGAATTGAAAGGGCCATCGTCTCCAATGCTGTTGATGATGTTACAGAGTTATCAGTTGAAGATACTCAAAGTTCTTCACCCCCTCAAGGAATGGTCTGA
- the LOC118052792 gene encoding peroxisome biogenesis protein 22 → MATETSKDELLQLIKRFSAYLTVKISNLFSFNTLDSRSVGAVAGLAVAIVFTWRLLRSNSGPQRRQPKRQASTTSSSVVTTQPNAVSLPSGGVCSSSEDLRVQNVVDEFFQPVKPTLAQIVRQKLSEGRKVTCRLFEVILEESSPEELQIVSQATVRSSVLEVLLEITKFCDLYLMERVLDDESEQKILAALENAGVFTSGGLVKDKVLFCSTETGRSSFVRQLEPDWHIDTNPEILFQLARFIKYQLHVSPTRIERTAANVFSSPSLEQFFGCI, encoded by the exons ATGGCAACGGAGACATCAAAAGACGAATTATTGCAGCTAATCAAGCGATTTAGTGCTTATTTAACCGTCAAGATTTCAAATCTCTTCTCTTTTAATACCCTG GATTCACGATCAGTTGGGGCTGTTGCGGGGCTTGCTGTTGCGATAGTCTTTACATGGAGGTTGTTGAGGTCAAATAGTGGACCTCAAAGAAGGCAACCGAAACGGCAAGCTTCTACGACTAGTAGTTCTGTTGTGACTACTCAACCCAACGCGGTGTCACTACCTTCTGGGGGTGTTTGTTCATCTTCCGAGGATTTGAGAGTGCAAAATGTTGTTGATGAGTTCTTTCAACCAGTAAAA CCAACTTTGGCGCAAATTGTTAGGCAAAAATTGAGCGAAGGAAGAAAG GTCACATGTCGTTTGTTTGAAGTAATCCTTGAGGAAAGCAGTCCAGAGGAGCTTCAGATTGTGAGCCAAGCAACTGTGAGGTCCTCTGTGCTGGAAGTGCTGTTAGAAATCACAAAATTTTGTGATCTTTATCTCATGGAAAGAGTTCTTGATGATGAGAGCGAA CAAAAGATTCTTGCAGCTTTGGAAAATGCAGGAGTTTTCACTTCTGGTGGTTTGGTCAAAGACAAG GTTCTCTTTTGTAGCACAGAAACTGGACGGTCATCTTTTGTTCGACAACTAGAGCCAGATTGGCATATTGACACTAATCCTGAAATCCTTTTTCAGTTAGCC AGATTTATCAAATATCAGCTTCATGTTTCTCCAACTAGAATTGAACGGACGGCTGCAAATGTGTTCAGTTCTCCATCCTTGGAACAGTTCTTCGGATGCATATGA